In Sphingomicrobium sediminis, the genomic window AACTGCGTGCCGTGGACGGCGTTGAAGGCGTCGGCTTCGGGGAAGGTCATGCCGAAGAAACGGCCGGCAATGGCGTCCCAGAAATGCGAATGACCGCCCTCGTCGATCACGCCGCGCAGCTCGGCGAGCAGCTTGTCCCCGAAGCGGGGGCGATGCTGCTTGATGAAGAGATAGCGAGCGCGGGCCAAGAGGAGGCCAAGGCCGCCGGCGCGGGCCGCGGGATGGAGGAACAGACCGCCCACCTCGCTCGAGCCTTCGAGGTCGTTGCAGAGCGACAGCAGCTGGTTGCGGAAGGTCTGGTCGAGCTCGGCGCTATGCTGCGTCGTCGTGGACAGGCGGTAGCTGTAGAAGGGCTGGGTCGAACCGACGCGGCCGAAAATCTGGCAGGTGCCGCGAATGGCGCCGGTCTCGGTATCTTCGAGCATGAAGATGTAGAGATCATCGTCGGGCACTTCGCCTTCGCGGGCGAAGCTGGCATCGGATCGTTCGAGCCGTTCGCCGAGCACCTTGCGGTCGGCGGGCAGGTTGGTGAAGCCGCCGCCGGTCAGTTTCGACAGGTCGTAAAGGGCATCGAGATCGTCGATGCTGGCGGCACGCAATACATAGGTCATTGGTCGATCAGTCTCTTGATGGTGAGCGCCGACAGTGCGGCGCGTTCGCCGATCGAGTCGACGATCAGAAATTCGTCGGAGGAATGGATGGCACCGCCGCGTACGCCCATCGTGTCGACGACGGGCACGCCGGTGGCAGCGATATTGTTGCCGTCGCACACGCCGCCTGTGGCCTTCCAACCGATTTCCTGCCCGAGGTCGCGGCCGGCGGCCTGCACCAGCTCGAACAGGGTCTGCATCTTCGGCGTCATCGGCTTGGGCGGGCGGGCGAAGCCGCCATGGACGTGGGCGTGGACGTCATGCTTGGCGCAGACCGATGCGACAGTGTCGGCGACGAGCCGTTCGGCGCGGGACTGGTCCTCGGTCGTGACGACGCGGAAGTTGATGCGCAAGATCGCAAGGTCGGGGACGACATTGTTGGGGCCGCCGCCGTCAATCTTGGCGGGATTGACGCTCATCGTGTCGTCCATCTCGGCCTTGAGACGGAGCGCCAGGTCGGCGGCCGCAACGAGGGCGTTGCGCCCGTCGCGCGGATTGCGGCCGGCATGGGCCGACTTTCCGTGGAGCGTGATCGAATAATTGCCGCTGCCCGAACGTGCGCCGGCGAGCGTCCCGTCGGGAAGGGCCGAGGGCTCGTAGGTGAAGGCGGCCCGCTTGCCTGCGGCCGATTTTACTAGAAGCGGCTGGGATGAAGGCGAGCCGATCTCCTCGTCCGAATTGATCACGACTTCATAGCCGAGCTTG contains:
- a CDS encoding arginine N-succinyltransferase; its protein translation is MTYVLRAASIDDLDALYDLSKLTGGGFTNLPADRKVLGERLERSDASFAREGEVPDDDLYIFMLEDTETGAIRGTCQIFGRVGSTQPFYSYRLSTTTQHSAELDQTFRNQLLSLCNDLEGSSEVGGLFLHPAARAGGLGLLLARARYLFIKQHRPRFGDKLLAELRGVIDEGGHSHFWDAIAGRFFGMTFPEADAFNAVHGTQFIADLMPKTPIYVSLLPEAARAVIGQPHPSGRAAMRMLENEGLKYDHYLDIFDGGPTVVGDTDDVRTVKESDWYQLDGTLGDAKGEKMIVATGRLKDFRACHAMAEIDGDQIYMDEASIAALDVENGDRVLAIGRRL
- a CDS encoding hydrolase, coding for MGELTTEESALVEAAKAGHDQAFARTQDWAAINSGSRNLDGLASVAGKLADAFSALPGELALAEPAPVTAIDDGGKEVEVPHGEHLHLTVRPDAPLQLLFTGHMDTVFGIDHPFQDLKWLDDGKVLNGPGITDMKGGIAVMLAALEAIEASPLRDKLGYEVVINSDEEIGSPSSQPLLVKSAAGKRAAFTYEPSALPDGTLAGARSGSGNYSITLHGKSAHAGRNPRDGRNALVAAADLALRLKAEMDDTMSVNPAKIDGGGPNNVVPDLAILRINFRVVTTEDQSRAERLVADTVASVCAKHDVHAHVHGGFARPPKPMTPKMQTLFELVQAAGRDLGQEIGWKATGGVCDGNNIAATGVPVVDTMGVRGGAIHSSDEFLIVDSIGERAALSALTIKRLIDQ